The Spirosoma sp. SC4-14 DNA window TGCATTTTTTTTGTCGCGTTCGCTGGCCCGATTCAGAAAGTCGAGCGCTTTAGTTGCATTAACGGCTTTTGGATAGACCGGTTTGATGGAGCCATTGCCAGGAGTTAGATAACCCGTATAAGCCTCCCCAATTCGATACAGAATATCGGCATTTTTGCCTTTACTCTTATCGACAACTGTAGTTAGTTTAGCGTCGGCATTAGCCATGTCGTTTTTTACGAGGTAGGTAATAGCCGCTCCAGTTTCGTTGAGCGGTACTCGTTTTTCGTCCATGGAAATCCCTTTCTCAAACCAGATGCGGGCCGAGTCGGGTTGCCCGGCTTTGAGGTAACCATAGCCAGCATCGAAATAGGTTTGCATGCCTGGATTTTGCTCGGCCTTCTGGGTTAGCATGTGTTTGGCTTCATCGAAGCGGCCCAGATTCATTAAGGTGTTGGGATCTGATGTGGGGTTCTGGGCGAACGCAATCCCACCTAATCCGGATAGAAGTAAGAAAGTTATGTGCGTTTTCATGTTTTGCTTAGGTTTGGTTACTAACCGGCGATAGTTTACCGCTGATTAGCGATCATATGCAAGGTGCAGCATGAAGCTGAGAACGGACTTAAAGACTGCTTAGAATTCGCTTAGAAATGCCAAAAAGAGTGGTTTAAGACGTTTAAACCAAGTTCTTGCCCATTCAGCAAACCGCTTGCCTGCTAACGGGTTAATAGCTTATGGAGCAACTATAAAACGATATGATTAAGGCACTGGATCTAAATGACGACAGGATACTGGGCTACCGAATTGAAGGCAAAATTACGGCCGCCGAACTGAAACCCCTCTTTGCCCGAGTGGAAGAAAAAAAACGTGAACACAAAAAAATGAGGGTGTATGCCGAATATGTCAGAATGAATGGACTATCGCTCGGCGCAATTTGGGAAGATATTAAATTTGATATAACTCACTTTACCGATTTTGAGAAAGTGGCCGTCGTGACCGATACCGACTGGGTAGGTATTACTGGCAAGGCTGCCGGATTGATTCCGGGCCTGGAGGTCCGGTTATTTTCATGTTCGGAGCAGGAACAGGCTCATGAATGGATTAAAGCCTAGCTATCATCCAAAGGATACCCTCCCCACAGAGTAAAAATCCGGGGAGGGTTATACCAATTATACGTCGACTAACTCAGCCCGAAAACCGGCTTTTTCAACCGCCTGTTGCACCAGGTCTGCGATTCGGTTGTCGGTGGTTTGTACGGTTAGCAGATTATTCTGGGCGCTGGTATCAATGTTCCAGCCATCAACCTGTTCAATCGTATTCAGGTTGAGCGTAACAGCCGCTACGTCCTCGCTCGATTTAATGTTAGTTTTGAAATTCAGCGTTTCCATTGCTTTTGTTCGTTTGTTTCGGCACTGGTTTCTATGTTAACTAAAAAAAGAGAAAGCTGTCACGAAACTGAAACTCAACGGAACCCAGATAAGCATCTTTGGTAAAGACTGCTGCGCGGTAGTGCCCAGGCCGAATCGTATGATCGGGAGCAATATTGAACGAAATTCGTTGTGGGTTCCGGCTGAAATCAACTCCCTGTATAGCGTGGACCGGAATAACCTGGTTGACATTCGATAGCGAAATTGTAGTGCTACGCAGCGGGCTCATCATGGCATTATGCTGACTGTCGGTCAGGCTCAGGTATACGTCCTGAACTCCTTTCAATTGCATTTCGGCTGGTACGTTCAGCGAAACCATTAGCCGATGAACCTTCTTTGCCTTTGCTGTCTGTTTCTGATTGGGCTTGGTGGCTTCCACCAGAAAGGCATCGCCAGTAATGGCAGCACGTGGAGCTTTGGTAGCCAGCGTTTCCGTAAGATCACTTACTTTTTGCTGGAGTTCTTTGTTTTGTGAAATCAACAACTCGTTGCTTTGGGTTAACCAACTAATCTTGTCACGCGAGGCTTCCAGTTGATTCTGCATGCTGTCGCCTTTCACGGAAAGAGTACTTAAATCCTGATGCAGGCTTCCAATGGTACGGTCGCGGGAGGAGTTTTCCCGGCGAAGGCCTCCGATCGTATTCGTTTGACGATCTAGTTGACCGTGCAACTGATTGATTCGATTGTCCAGTGACTGGCTTTCGTCTTTTGCCATGTCGAGCTGGTTAGCCAGCGTACGCAGATCGCCTTCCAGCCGTAGTTTAGCCGATAGCAGCGAATCGGCCCGTAACTCGTTGAGGTCGTTTTGTTTCGCCAGACTCCAGCTTTTTTTCCAATAATAGATACCTCCTGCCAAAAATAAAACCACCAGCGCTGTTAGAAGGCTAGCCGTTATTTTTGCTTTATGATTTAGTGTGCCAGATTCCATATCCGTTCGATTTGCAGTTCATGAAGTAGGTTGTCATTGGATATTGGTAGAACATATCTATTGGGGTGCCAGTACCCCCAATGACTACTATCCAACTAATTTATACTGCAAACTTGTGGCTAATTGGTTACAGCAGACTTAAAGAAAACTTAAAATTTGCTTAGAATTAGCCAGATTGTCAATCACATAGCGAATCTGTGTGTTTACTTACACAGGGCTTAAGCAGAAAACTGTGCCAACTAACCGGCCAATTCCTTTTATTTTAGCCTCGTCAGAAACAGGGGCACTACTTTCGGCAAAAGTTGTGTTACAAAAAAGACCCGATTGTTTAACGAATGACCAATAAGACTTCCCGATATACTCAGGTGCTGGCCTGGCTGGATCAGCATATCATAAAACGGCTCTATACCGAGCAGGTTCGACGAATTATTTTACAAAGTTTACCATTCTGGGTGGCCTCCCTTCTGGCCGGATTAACAGCGGTTGGTTACGAAGAACTGTTTGTCTGGGCCGAACAAATAAGTTTTGCCTGGATTAGAGCCCAGCCTTTGCTGGTGTTTATTTTAATTCCTGTCGCTTTTGTGGTGGCGTGGTTATTAGTAGCCAGACTGGCTCCGGCAGCCAGAGGAAGTGGTATTCCGCAGGTGATGGCTGGTATTGAATTGTCGAATCCAGTTCATCATGGACGAACAGCCTATTTGTTGAGCCTTCGGGTTGCTTTCGTTAAATTACTTAGCAGTGCAGTTTTGCTGATTGGAGGAGGAGTTATTGGTCGCGAAGGGCCTACAATTCAGATTTCAGCGGCTATTTTTCGGGCAATCAATCGACTTCAGCCAGCGGGGTGGCCGCAATTATCGCGTCAGATTGCACTCGTTACGGGTGGAGCCGCTGGGTTGGCTGCGGCCTTCAATACGCCTTTGGGCGGAATTGTTTTTGTGGTTGAAGAGTTGACCCAAACGCATATAACCCGATTTCGAACGGCCGTTTTTACGGCCGTTATTATTGCCGGGATGACGGCCCAGGCTATTCAGGGGCCTTATCTGTATCTGGGTTTTCCGAGGGTAACGGCTTCAACGGGCTGGGCCCTGGGAATTGTGGTGCTGGTATCGATGTTTTGTGGGTTTGCCGGGGCGGTTCTGGCAAAATCGCTGCTTTGGCTCAACACCTACCGGCGGCAGTTTCGGACAAGAGCTGGTCAAATGGGCTGGGTAGCGGGTTGTGGTTTATTGCTGGCCGTAATGGCTTATTTTGTGGGCACTGATGCGGTTGGTACCGGAAAACCAATCATTAACCGCCTGTTGTTTCAGAACGACCATTTAACCCCCTGGTATTTGTTTCCGATCCGATTTGCGGGTATGGCCTTAAGCTATAGCAGCGGGGCTGCCGGTGGTATTTTTGCAACCTCGCTGAGCGCAGGCGCTATTTTAGGCGATGGCCTTGCCCGGCTTGCGCGCGTTACGCCCAGCGATACGAACCTGATTATTCTGGTCAGTATGGTTAGTTTTCTGACAGGTGTGGTTCGGTCGCCGTTTACAGCCGCTATTCTGGTACTGGAAATGACCGACCGGCATTCGGCTATTTTCCAATTGCTTTTAGGAGGCTTAATGGCACAGGGGGCTGCGTCGCTGGTTGATCCCGTTTCGTTTTATGAGCATTTGAAATCGGGTTTTGTCCGTGAAACGCTGGCGCAACCTGCCCGTAAAGAACCGGCTCATCGGAAAGCGGATGAAAAACAGCCCGATCTTACCTAAGGCTGCTCAACGGTCTGTTCATCGGTCGGATAAAGTCGACGGATGAGCAGTTCCATGGTTAGTCCCTGACCGATAACCGAAAACAGCACTACTGCATACGTAATCGTTACAATAAAATCTTTGTAAGGTATCGAACTATGAATCGATAGTGCCATGGCAATGGATAGCCCGCCCCGCAGGCCTCCCCAGGTGAGCAGAATAGGCGCTTTTTTGTCCAGATCGAGCCAGCGCCGGGCCAGTGTAAACGGAATCAGAATAGCCAGATACCGAGACAGCAGCACGATCAGCACAACGATCAGATAAATGATCCATTGCGTACTCTGAAAATCAATAACGAGTAGCTCAATACCAATCAGTACGAAAAGTAGCGCATTCAG harbors:
- a CDS encoding STAS/SEC14 domain-containing protein → MIKALDLNDDRILGYRIEGKITAAELKPLFARVEEKKREHKKMRVYAEYVRMNGLSLGAIWEDIKFDITHFTDFEKVAVVTDTDWVGITGKAAGLIPGLEVRLFSCSEQEQAHEWIKA
- a CDS encoding copper chaperone, whose product is METLNFKTNIKSSEDVAAVTLNLNTIEQVDGWNIDTSAQNNLLTVQTTDNRIADLVQQAVEKAGFRAELVDV
- a CDS encoding chloride channel protein; translated protein: MTNKTSRYTQVLAWLDQHIIKRLYTEQVRRIILQSLPFWVASLLAGLTAVGYEELFVWAEQISFAWIRAQPLLVFILIPVAFVVAWLLVARLAPAARGSGIPQVMAGIELSNPVHHGRTAYLLSLRVAFVKLLSSAVLLIGGGVIGREGPTIQISAAIFRAINRLQPAGWPQLSRQIALVTGGAAGLAAAFNTPLGGIVFVVEELTQTHITRFRTAVFTAVIIAGMTAQAIQGPYLYLGFPRVTASTGWALGIVVLVSMFCGFAGAVLAKSLLWLNTYRRQFRTRAGQMGWVAGCGLLLAVMAYFVGTDAVGTGKPIINRLLFQNDHLTPWYLFPIRFAGMALSYSSGAAGGIFATSLSAGAILGDGLARLARVTPSDTNLIILVSMVSFLTGVVRSPFTAAILVLEMTDRHSAIFQLLLGGLMAQGAASLVDPVSFYEHLKSGFVRETLAQPARKEPAHRKADEKQPDLT